In one Musa acuminata AAA Group cultivar baxijiao chromosome BXJ2-5, Cavendish_Baxijiao_AAA, whole genome shotgun sequence genomic region, the following are encoded:
- the LOC135612820 gene encoding uncharacterized protein LOC135612820 gives MLEQLLIFTRGGLILWELGNALKGSPIDALIRSCLLEERSADTAFHFDAPGGGAAYTLKWAFDNDLGLVFVAVYQRILHLLYVDDLLAAARREFSQIYDPKRTSYGDFDEIFRQLQKEAEARAEEMRKSKQAGRVPVAPSKKQAPGGAARGSGKQRSSGGGGNGGGSGKDESDGDSGKGRWLANGSSNGQENGIKENSRAPNTVVKGKENGAPDIGAFDVNKLQKLRSKGGKKSHTGGGGTKAAKAEPTKAVKKNRVWDDSPSESRLDYTDPANERGEGHAEVVAADQGESMMDKEEVVSSDSEHEEDEELENEKPGIKKKGWFSSMLQSISGNAVLEKSDLQPALKALKDRLMTKNVAEEIAEKLCESVAASLEGKKLGSFTRVSSTVQTAMEEALLRILTPKRSIDILRDVHTAKEQGRPYVVVFVGVNGVGKSTNLAKVAYWLLQHNINVMLAACDTFRSGAVEQLRTHARRLQIPIFEKGYEKDPAIVAKEAIQEAKRNNSDVVLVDTAGRMQDNEPLMRALSKLINLNNPDLVLFVGEALVGNDAVDQLTKFNQKLADLSTVPNARLIDGILLTKFDTIDDKVGAALSMVYVSGAPVMFVGCGQSYTDLKKLNVKSIVKTLLK, from the exons ATGTTGGAACAGTTGTTGATCTTCACGCGGGGCGGGCTGATCCTGTGGGAGCTCGGCAACGCGCTCAAGGGCTCCCCGATCGACGCCCTCATCCGATCCTGCCTCCTCGAGGAGCGCTCCGCCGACACCGCCTTCCACTTCGACGCCCCCGGTGGCGGCGCCGCCTACACCCTCAAGTGGGCCTTCGACAACGACCTCGGTCTTGTCTTCGTCGCCGTTTACCAGCGCATCCTCCATCTCCTTTACGTCGACGACCTCCTCGCCGCCGCCCGTCGCGAGTTCTCCCAGATCTATGACCCCAAGCGCACCTCCTATGGTGATTTCGATGAGATCTTCCGCCAGCTCCAGAAGGAGGCCGAGGCTCGGGCGGAGGAGATGCGGAAGTCCAAGCAGGCCGGCCGTGTCCCCGTTGCGCCCAGCAAGAAGCAAGCCCCTGGTGGCGCCGCCAGGGGCTCGGGGAAGCAACGAAGCAGTGGTGGCGGCGGCAATGGTGGTGGTTCCGGGAAAGATGAGTCTGATGGCGATTCAGGAAAGGGGCGTTGGTTAGCGAATGGTAGTTCGAACGGGCAAGAGAACGGAATTAAGGAGAATTCTCGCGCCCCAAAtactgttgtaaagggaaaagagaacGGAGCCCCAGACATTGGGGCTTTCGATGTAAATAAGCTACAAAAGTTGCGATCCAAAGGTGGGAAGAAGTCGCATACTGGTGGCGGTGGCACTAAGGCTGCCAAGGCAGAGCCGACGAAGGCTGTGAAGAAAAATAGGGTTTGGGATGATTCGCCTTCCGAGTCAAGACTGGATTACACGGATCCAGCGAATGAGAGAGGGGAAGGGCATGCCGAGGTTGTGGCAGCAGATCAGGGAGAGAGCATGATGGATAAAGAGGAAGTCGTGAGCAGCGACAGTGAGCATGAGGAAGATGAGGAATTGGAGAACGAGAAGCCTGGCATCAAGAAGAAGGGGTGGTTTTCGTCTATGCTTCAGAG CATTTCAGGCAATGCTGTGTTAGAGAAATCTGATTTGCAACCAGCACTGAAAGCTCTCAAGGACCGGTTGATGACTAAAAATGTG GCTGAGGAAATTGCTGAAAAGCTTTGTGAATCAGTAGCAGCTAGCCTTGAAGGGAAGAAGCTGGGCTCCTTTACAAGAGTTTCTTCAACAGTCCAG ACAGCTATGGAAGAGGCGCTTCTTCGCATTTTAACTCCAAAGCGGTCCATTGACATTTTGCGGGATGTCCATACTGCTAAGGAGCAAGGAAGACCTTATGTTGTTGTTTTTGTTGGTGTCAATGGAGTTGGGAAATCTACTAATCTTGCCAAA gttgcATACTGGCTTTTGCAACACAACATTAATGTCATGCTGGCAGCATGTGATACATTTAGGTCAGGTGCTGTTGAACAGCTCCGCACACATGCACGCCGACTCCAG ATTCCTATATTTGAGAAAGGCTATGAGAAAGATCCTGCAATTGTAGCTAAGGAAGCTATCCAGGAGGCTAAACGCAACAATTCAGATGTTGTTCTTGTTGATACAGCTGGCCGTATGCAG GATAACGAGCCACTCATGAGGGCACTCTCCAAGCTCATCAATCTCAACAACCCAGATCTGGTTCTTTTTGTCGGAGAGGCATTGGTAGGAAATGATGCGGTGGATCAGTTAACAAAGTTTAACCAG AAATTAGCGGACCTGTCCACAGTTCCAAACGCCAGGTTGATCGATGGCATCCTGCTCACCAAGTTCGATACGATTGACGATAAG GTTGGAGCAGCTCTTTCCATGGTTTATGTTTCTGGAGCTCCTGTGATGTTTGTTGGTTGTGGCCAGTCCTACACAGACCTTAAGAAGCTCAATGTCAAGTCCATTGTCAAAACTCTGTTGAAGTGA
- the LOC103985655 gene encoding heavy metal-associated isoprenylated plant protein 39, whose amino-acid sequence MAQQKVVLKVLAMVDDKTKQKAIGAVAEIYGIDFIEADLKEQKMTIIGEMDTIAIAKKLKKMGRIDIVSVGPAKEEKKEEKKDEKKEEKKEEKKEEKKEEKKEEKKEEKK is encoded by the exons ATGGCACAG CAAAAGGTTGTCTTGAAGGTTCTGGCCATGGTTGATGACAAAACCAAGCAGAAGGCCATCGGAGCTGTGGCAGAGATTTATG GCATTGATTTCATAGAAGCTGATCTGAAGGAGCAGAAGATGACCATCATAGGTGAGATGGACACAATTGCCATAGCTAAGAAGTTGAAGAAGATGGGAAGGATCGATATAGTATCAGTTGGACCGGCTAAAGaggagaaaaaagaagagaaaaaagacgagaagaaagaagagaagaaagaagagaagaaagaggagaagaaagaagagaagaaagaagagaaaaaagaagagaagaaatga
- the LOC135611816 gene encoding LIM domain-containing protein PLIM2b-like produces MSFSGTQDKCKACEKTVHFIDLLTADGVTYHKTCFKCSHCKGTLSMCNYSSMDGVLYCKPHFEQLFKETGTFTRKFPTGTKSGERNEQSKAPTKISSMFCGTQDKCATCKKTAYPLETMTMEGESYHKTCFKCSVGGCMLTPSSYAALDGILYCKHHFAQLFMEKGSYNHVIQAALEKQNAGEQPPSSEPTPEPTEDQEQT; encoded by the exons ATGTCCTTCAGTGGCACCCAGGACAAATGCAAGGCATGCGAGAAGACTGTCCATTTCATCGATCTCTTGACCGCCGATGGAGTCACCTATCATAAGACCTGCTTCAAATGCAGTCACTGCAAGGGCACTCTCTCG ATGTGCAACTACTCTTCCATGGATGGTGTCCTCTACTGCAAACCTCACTTTGAGCAGCTCTTCAAGGAGACAGGAACCTTCACCAGAAAGTTTCCTACAG GTACAAAGTCTGGAGAGAGGAATGAACAG TCCAAGGCACCAACCAAGATCTCCTCCATGTTCTGTGGAACTCAAGACAAGTGTGCCACCTGCAAGAAAACAGCATACCCCTTGGAAACG ATGACCATGGAAGGAGAGTCGTACCACAAGACCTGCTTCAAGTGCTCCGTCGGCGGCTGCATGCTCACGCCTTCGTCCTACGCCGCGCTCGACGGCATCCTCTACTGCAAGCACCACTTCGCGCAGCTGTTCATGGAGAAGGGCAGCTACAACCATGTGATCCAGGCTGCTTTGGAGAAGCAGAATGCCGGGGAGCAGCCGCCGTCGTCCGAGCCAACGCCTGAACCCACCGAGGACCAGGAGCAGACATAA